A stretch of Sphingomonas sp. JUb134 DNA encodes these proteins:
- a CDS encoding CDP-alcohol phosphatidyltransferase family protein, with translation MTPPPPDQSRDRRIEDPTNLWVIHPAGRMLLPWFIARGISANAVSVGGLTLGVLAALAFGRWEHWPFVVAGSVLSVTWLIADGLDGMIARATGTASPLGRA, from the coding sequence ATGACCCCCCCTCCACCGGACCAGTCACGCGATCGCCGGATCGAGGATCCTACCAACCTGTGGGTCATACACCCGGCGGGGCGGATGCTGCTGCCCTGGTTCATCGCACGGGGAATCTCGGCGAACGCCGTGTCGGTCGGGGGGCTGACGCTCGGCGTCTTGGCCGCTCTTGCCTTCGGCCGCTGGGAACATTGGCCGTTCGTCGTGGCGGGATCGGTGCTGTCGGTCACTTGGCTGATCGCGGACGGACTCGACGGCATGATCGCGAGGGCCACCGGCACGGCTAGCCCGCTGGGCCGGGCA